The following are encoded in a window of Clostridiaceae bacterium genomic DNA:
- a CDS encoding glucosamine-6-phosphate deaminase: MDIRVFDNHDELSRNAAIFIAEHMNQNPGGLTCFAAGNTPLRTFQELIKLQSQGKVDLSSSYYVSLDEWWGIGYETKGSCVQVMTDTFYKPAGIPSDRIKVFNGLADSIEEEKERIASYIRAHGGIDLLLLGVGMNGHIGFIEPNQFKPGACVDVPLSDVTKQVSVKYFGKQLNLQTGITIGYDTIKAAKKILVLISGEEKAEIAKKTLIDAPCEEIPSSMLQKHENAVFFLDCKAARLLGNIVNKNC, encoded by the coding sequence ATGGATATAAGAGTTTTTGACAATCATGATGAATTGAGCAGAAATGCGGCAATTTTCATTGCTGAGCATATGAATCAAAACCCTGGAGGACTTACCTGTTTTGCGGCTGGAAACACACCTTTGCGTACTTTCCAGGAGTTGATCAAACTTCAAAGCCAGGGCAAAGTAGACCTGTCCTCTTCATATTATGTCAGCTTGGATGAATGGTGGGGCATTGGTTATGAAACAAAGGGTTCTTGCGTTCAGGTTATGACTGATACGTTTTATAAACCGGCGGGAATTCCTTCGGACAGAATTAAGGTATTTAACGGCCTGGCTGACAGCATAGAGGAGGAAAAAGAAAGAATAGCATCATATATAAGGGCACATGGCGGGATTGATTTACTGCTGCTTGGAGTAGGGATGAACGGCCATATCGGATTTATTGAGCCAAACCAGTTTAAACCGGGTGCTTGCGTTGATGTTCCTCTTTCAGATGTTACAAAACAGGTTAGTGTGAAATATTTCGGAAAACAATTGAATCTTCAGACCGGTATCACTATCGGATATGATACAATAAAAGCAGCAAAGAAAATACTTGTACTTATAAGTGGAGAAGAGAAAGCTGAAATCGCAAAGAAAACACTGATTGATGCGCCCTGTGAGGAAATTCCTTCTTCAATGCTGCAAAAACATGAAAATGCGGTTTTCTTTTTAGATTGCAAAGCCGCCAGGTTATTGGGAAATATAGTGAATAAAAATTGTTGA